One Cyprinus carpio isolate SPL01 chromosome A16, ASM1834038v1, whole genome shotgun sequence genomic region harbors:
- the LOC109073102 gene encoding endothelin-2-like gives MESRTTLIFIFTLCTSLLEGWGLPLVPQTDPSDPSATHRVRSKRCSCNNQLDSECHYFCHLDIIWVNTPSKTTVYGLGSPLTRRRRSTGRCFCANPADRTCNVFCHYSLKTLPSCWCTHLNLCLKNRNNPNQIMWLP, from the exons ATGGAATCTAGAACTACTCTGATCTTCATTTTCACCTTGTGCACAAGTCTTCTTGAAg GCTGGGGGTTGCCTCTAGTGCCCCAGACTGACCCGAGTGACCCATCTGCAACCCATAGGGTCAGGAGCAAACGCTGCTCCTGCAACAACCAGCTGGATTCGGAATGCCACTATTTCTGCCATCTGGACATCATCTGGGTGAACACACCAAG TAAGACCACTGTGTATGGATTGGGCAGTCCGTTAACTCGCCGGCGCAGGTCTACAGGCCGCTGCTTCTGTGCCAATCCTGCAGATCGGACATGCAATGTATTCTGTCACTACAG TCTGAAAACCCTGCCATCATGCTGGTGCACCCATCTGAACCTGTGCCTGAAAAACAGGAACAACCCAAATCAGATCATGTGGCTGCCCTAA